In one Pseudomonas sp. R84 genomic region, the following are encoded:
- a CDS encoding alpha/beta fold hydrolase, with protein MTARSESIQIDIDDEQMSGTFLSPKSKVPGVLFVHGWGGSQERDLERAKGIAGLGCVCLTFDLRGHTGGTGIPLTRVTREDNLRDLLAAYDRLLAHPALDTSAIAVVGTSYGGYLASILTSLRPVRWLALRVPALYRDEQWHTPKRELDKADLRDYRSTLVRADTNRALHACSQFTGDVLLVESETDDYVPHAAIMSYRAACQQTHSLTHRIIDGADHALSEPVSQQAYTSILVDWITEMVVGERLSIIQSA; from the coding sequence ATGACGGCTAGAAGCGAAAGCATTCAAATCGACATTGATGATGAACAGATGAGCGGGACATTTCTCAGTCCCAAATCGAAAGTCCCGGGGGTGTTGTTTGTCCATGGTTGGGGCGGTAGTCAGGAGCGCGACCTTGAGCGCGCCAAAGGCATCGCCGGTCTCGGCTGTGTGTGCCTGACCTTCGACTTGCGCGGGCACACTGGCGGTACCGGAATTCCGCTGACCCGTGTCACTCGCGAAGACAATCTGCGCGATCTGCTCGCGGCGTATGACCGCTTGCTCGCGCATCCGGCGCTCGACACCTCGGCGATCGCCGTGGTCGGCACCAGTTATGGCGGTTATCTGGCTTCGATCCTGACTTCGCTGCGCCCGGTGCGCTGGCTGGCGTTGCGCGTGCCGGCACTGTATCGCGATGAGCAATGGCACACGCCCAAGCGTGAGCTGGACAAGGCTGATCTGCGTGATTATCGCAGCACGCTGGTGCGCGCGGACACTAACCGCGCGCTGCATGCGTGTTCGCAATTCACTGGTGATGTGTTGCTGGTCGAATCGGAAACCGACGATTACGTGCCCCACGCGGCAATCATGAGTTACCGCGCGGCGTGCCAGCAGACGCATTCACTGACGCACCGGATTATCGATGGCGCCGATCATGCGCTGAGCGAGCCGGTGTCGCAGCAGGCGTACACCTCGATTCTGGTGGACTGGATTACCGAGATGGTCGTGGGTGAGCGGTTGAGCATTATTCAATCAGCATGA
- a CDS encoding DUF3182 family protein, producing MTPTPRRKIVVAHSVRPDAPQHEVQTNKALARWLAQILGCKFGGSYDPDKHRGRDLYLLPTQTIVGTASAQQLGIRGPDDLWGGFVEHDFICTKAISHGLRSHLAQAPQGWSPLFSERTRNVVLDGLSVFSLEDARPAAEHLLYNGPIRLKPVHACAGRGQEVIKSLDAFDEILARPDIEKQFSEGVVLEQDLSDVVTHSVGQSFIGGRVLSYCGDQYLTKDAHGEEVYGGSNLLVVQGNYDELLKLDLPDDVRLAIEQAQVFDAAANQAYPRFYASRRNYDIAQGLDSNGKSRSGVLEQSWRMGGASSAEVAALQSFVNDPGMRAIRVSSVETYIDQPLPADAIEVYRGPAENSEFLLKYVTVKSYDG from the coding sequence ATGACCCCGACACCCCGCAGGAAAATCGTCGTCGCTCACTCGGTGCGCCCTGATGCGCCGCAGCATGAGGTACAGACCAACAAGGCGCTGGCACGATGGCTGGCGCAGATTCTCGGATGCAAATTCGGCGGCAGTTACGATCCGGACAAACATCGCGGCCGTGATCTGTATCTGCTACCGACGCAAACCATTGTTGGCACTGCCAGTGCTCAGCAACTTGGTATCAGAGGCCCCGACGATTTGTGGGGTGGCTTTGTCGAGCACGATTTCATCTGCACCAAAGCCATCAGCCACGGTTTGCGCAGTCATCTGGCTCAGGCGCCGCAAGGCTGGTCGCCATTATTTTCCGAGCGAACGCGCAATGTGGTGCTCGACGGGCTCAGCGTGTTCTCGCTGGAGGATGCGCGGCCGGCTGCCGAGCATTTGCTGTACAACGGCCCGATTCGTTTGAAACCGGTTCACGCCTGCGCCGGTCGCGGGCAGGAAGTGATCAAAAGCCTGGATGCCTTCGACGAAATCCTTGCCCGCCCTGACATTGAAAAGCAGTTCAGCGAAGGCGTGGTGCTGGAGCAGGACCTGAGCGATGTCGTCACCCACAGCGTCGGCCAGTCATTCATCGGCGGCAGAGTGTTGAGCTACTGCGGTGATCAATACTTGACCAAGGATGCCCACGGTGAAGAGGTCTACGGCGGCTCGAATCTGCTGGTGGTGCAAGGTAATTATGACGAACTGCTGAAGCTCGACCTGCCCGACGATGTGCGTCTGGCCATTGAGCAGGCGCAGGTTTTCGACGCGGCCGCCAATCAAGCCTATCCGCGCTTCTATGCTTCGCGGCGCAACTACGATATCGCTCAGGGCCTGGACAGCAACGGCAAATCCCGCAGCGGCGTACTCGAACAATCTTGGCGCATGGGCGGTGCCAGCAGTGCTGAAGTTGCCGCGTTGCAAAGCTTCGTCAACGATCCGGGGATGCGCGCGATCCGTGTGTCTTCGGTAGAAACCTACATCGATCAGCCGTTGCCGGCGGATGCCATCGAGGTCTATCGCGGCCCGGCTGAGAACAGCGAATTTCTCCTCAAATACGTTACGGTCAAATCCTATGACGGCTAG
- a CDS encoding GlxA family transcriptional regulator — MGAERAAIAELGVLIYPGAQMAAVHGLTDLFAVANRIAAEHQAAQLPVLRVSHWQVEGDQPPTRIYASHPGDDSALLAVLIPPSIGGFSAAQAPASLMQWLRDQHARGATLGGVCVGSLMLAESGLLDGRSATTHWTSAKTFAERYPNIRLKADTPIVDDGDLITTAGLMAWSELGLRLVDRLLGPSIATGTARFLVIEHSDSASECGSNFAPILGHGDAAILKVQHWLQSTGATDVSLTAMAERAGLEERTFLRRFRAASGLKPTEYCQHLRVGKAREMLEFSNGTIDHIAWTVGYQDPGAFRAIFKKITGLAPSDYRARFGVTPNPKASIT, encoded by the coding sequence ATGGGCGCAGAAAGGGCCGCCATCGCTGAATTGGGCGTGCTGATCTATCCCGGCGCGCAAATGGCGGCGGTGCATGGTCTGACGGATCTGTTTGCGGTGGCCAACCGGATTGCCGCCGAACATCAGGCCGCGCAGTTGCCTGTGCTGCGGGTCAGTCACTGGCAGGTCGAAGGTGATCAGCCGCCAACGCGGATTTACGCCAGCCATCCAGGGGACGACAGCGCTTTGCTGGCGGTGCTGATTCCGCCATCGATCGGCGGGTTCTCGGCGGCGCAAGCGCCGGCCAGCCTGATGCAATGGTTACGCGATCAACACGCCCGCGGTGCGACGCTGGGTGGGGTTTGCGTAGGCTCGCTGATGTTGGCTGAAAGCGGTCTGCTCGACGGCCGCAGCGCCACCACTCACTGGACCTCGGCCAAGACTTTCGCCGAGCGATATCCGAACATCAGGCTCAAGGCCGATACACCGATTGTCGATGACGGCGACCTGATCACCACCGCCGGACTGATGGCGTGGTCGGAGCTGGGATTACGTCTGGTCGACAGGTTGCTCGGGCCGAGCATTGCCACCGGCACCGCGCGATTTCTGGTGATAGAGCACAGTGACAGCGCCAGTGAGTGCGGCAGTAACTTTGCGCCGATTCTCGGGCATGGCGATGCGGCGATTCTCAAGGTTCAGCACTGGCTGCAAAGCACCGGCGCGACGGATGTTTCGCTGACGGCGATGGCCGAGCGGGCAGGCCTGGAGGAACGCACATTTCTGCGGCGGTTCCGCGCGGCGAGCGGGTTGAAACCGACCGAGTACTGCCAGCATCTGCGGGTGGGCAAGGCGCGCGAGATGCTTGAGTTCAGCAATGGCACGATCGATCACATTGCGTGGACGGTGGGCTATCAGGATCCGGGCGCGTTTCGCGCAATCTTCAAGAAGATTACCGGGCTGGCGCCGAGTGATTATCGGGCGCGGTTTGGTGTGACCCCAAACCCGAAAGCATCCATTACCTAA
- a CDS encoding cysteine hydrolase family protein — MAKQALIVVDIQNDYFPQGKWPLAGADAAADNAARLIAAFREAGDSVIHIRHEFTSADAPFFTPGSEGAKLHPKVLNRADEPVVLKHFVNSFRETELQAILDEQGIKELVVVGSMSHMCVDGITRAAADLGYAVTVIHDACASRDLEFNGLTVPAAHVHAAFMSALGFAYASVVSTDQFLSSQR, encoded by the coding sequence ATGGCCAAGCAAGCGCTCATCGTAGTCGATATCCAGAACGACTACTTCCCCCAAGGCAAGTGGCCGCTGGCCGGTGCTGATGCCGCCGCCGACAACGCCGCCCGGCTGATCGCCGCATTCCGCGAGGCCGGCGATTCTGTAATACACATTCGCCACGAATTCACCTCAGCCGACGCGCCGTTTTTCACCCCAGGTTCCGAAGGCGCCAAGCTGCATCCGAAAGTGCTCAATCGCGCTGATGAACCGGTGGTGCTCAAACACTTCGTCAACTCGTTCCGCGAAACCGAACTGCAAGCAATCCTCGACGAACAAGGCATCAAGGAACTGGTAGTGGTCGGCAGCATGAGCCACATGTGCGTTGACGGCATTACCCGTGCCGCAGCGGATCTGGGTTATGCCGTCACAGTGATTCACGATGCCTGCGCCAGCCGCGACCTGGAGTTCAATGGCCTGACGGTGCCGGCCGCCCATGTTCACGCTGCTTTCATGTCGGCACTCGGTTTCGCCTACGCCAGCGTGGTGTCCACTGACCAATTCCTCTCCTCCCAGCGCTAA
- a CDS encoding YjfI family protein, giving the protein MKSRSPTAKSESPKGERAKASTKKPSSFYMKQMRAGLAAAGYVKHETWVLPENRSLLKQMEQQLRQPILAGSFMSENYMSAGNNWTIDSLFNALKALDEVASQEITLSLIQSSEPSIKLEMNEFGGLPIHIALAGQQIIVDTVLVDIDSISDVAAFNDAVLRSREMFPLSSIGIESMPNGQTVYNMFGALSADSSLTNVVTEVKTLVDNVQRASEAFEHFFK; this is encoded by the coding sequence ATGAAAAGCCGTTCCCCCACCGCGAAATCAGAGAGCCCCAAGGGAGAGCGTGCGAAAGCGTCCACGAAAAAACCGTCGAGCTTCTATATGAAGCAGATGCGCGCGGGCCTGGCCGCTGCCGGTTATGTGAAACACGAAACTTGGGTGCTTCCCGAAAACCGAAGCTTGCTCAAGCAAATGGAGCAACAGCTACGCCAACCGATTCTGGCTGGCTCTTTCATGTCGGAGAATTACATGAGCGCAGGCAACAACTGGACCATCGATAGCCTCTTCAACGCCCTCAAGGCCCTGGACGAGGTGGCTTCGCAAGAAATCACACTGTCGCTGATCCAGAGCTCCGAACCCAGCATCAAGCTGGAAATGAACGAATTCGGCGGTCTGCCGATTCACATCGCCCTGGCCGGCCAGCAGATCATCGTCGACACCGTGCTGGTGGACATCGATTCGATCTCGGACGTAGCGGCCTTCAACGACGCCGTGTTGCGCAGCCGGGAAATGTTCCCGCTGTCGTCGATCGGTATCGAGTCGATGCCGAACGGGCAGACCGTTTACAACATGTTTGGCGCCCTCAGCGCCGACTCGAGCCTGACCAACGTCGTTACCGAGGTGAAAACCCTGGTCGACAACGTGCAGCGCGCGAGCGAAGCCTTCGAACACTTCTTCAAGTAA
- a CDS encoding PspA/IM30 family protein — MTQSIWSKLFTALRGGANEVGEAIADQQALRILDQEIRDADTALSNARRELVTIMAKHKLAADRVSEYDAKIKDLEAKAVSALNAGREDLALEVAEAISTLTNELDVEKKQSDEFGTYAENMRKDISKAESRIKSLRQQVDMAKARESVQKAQVSASIASGGANGKLETAVGTLNRLQAKQQQRAAELSAADELADASTGNDLERKLRDAGITPNEGSANAILERLKQKSAQ; from the coding sequence ATGACTCAGTCCATCTGGAGCAAGTTGTTCACCGCACTGCGCGGCGGCGCCAATGAAGTCGGCGAAGCGATCGCCGACCAGCAGGCCCTGCGCATCCTCGATCAGGAAATCCGCGACGCCGACACCGCCCTGTCGAACGCCCGTCGCGAACTGGTCACCATCATGGCCAAACACAAACTGGCCGCCGACCGCGTGAGCGAGTACGACGCCAAGATCAAGGATCTGGAAGCCAAGGCCGTCTCGGCACTGAATGCCGGCCGTGAAGACCTCGCGCTGGAAGTGGCCGAAGCGATTTCGACCCTGACCAACGAGCTGGATGTTGAGAAAAAGCAGAGCGACGAATTCGGCACCTACGCCGAAAACATGCGCAAAGACATCAGCAAGGCCGAGTCGCGGATCAAGAGCCTGCGCCAGCAAGTGGACATGGCCAAGGCCCGCGAAAGCGTGCAGAAAGCCCAGGTCAGCGCGTCCATCGCCAGCGGTGGCGCCAATGGCAAACTGGAAACCGCCGTCGGTACGTTGAACCGTCTGCAAGCCAAGCAGCAGCAACGCGCGGCTGAACTGAGCGCTGCCGACGAACTGGCCGACGCTTCGACCGGCAACGATCTGGAACGGAAACTGCGCGACGCCGGCATCACGCCGAACGAAGGCAGTGCCAATGCGATTCTTGAGCGCCTGAAGCAAAAGTCCGCTCAGTAA
- a CDS encoding DUF2491 family protein, giving the protein MGWFKDLLGTSNWQTAAPTPTVASGPLGMAQGKAVRFDTTLALLLDGSTTVRVPFDQAIWSHGWVDLGQSNKLHRYYMNDEDFWLQIHVTGDDQIESVTLFNYLSYVTVNSDAELHRLAGPNSSIGLPTYTHEGVEYTREWGTEQGQTELVPMTEQVVNPDESYTIEHHSMLYARETGLTDRRELLLFSVEQDEEGTVSLSTSLGISLYTTDLSTI; this is encoded by the coding sequence ATGGGATGGTTTAAAGACTTGCTGGGCACCAGCAACTGGCAGACCGCTGCGCCAACACCGACCGTTGCCAGTGGCCCACTCGGCATGGCGCAAGGCAAGGCTGTCAGGTTCGATACGACGCTGGCGCTGTTGCTCGACGGTTCGACCACGGTGCGCGTGCCCTTTGATCAGGCGATCTGGAGCCACGGCTGGGTAGACCTCGGCCAGTCCAATAAACTGCACCGCTATTACATGAATGACGAGGACTTCTGGCTGCAGATCCACGTCACCGGTGACGACCAGATCGAATCGGTCACCCTGTTCAACTACCTCAGTTACGTGACGGTCAACAGTGACGCCGAACTGCACCGCCTGGCCGGCCCCAACAGCTCGATCGGTCTGCCGACCTACACCCACGAAGGTGTCGAATACACCCGCGAGTGGGGCACTGAACAAGGCCAGACAGAACTCGTGCCGATGACCGAACAAGTGGTCAATCCGGACGAGAGCTACACCATCGAACACCACTCCATGCTTTATGCGCGCGAGACCGGCCTGACCGATCGCCGCGAATTGCTGCTGTTCTCCGTCGAACAAGATGAAGAAGGCACCGTCAGCCTGAGCACCTCGCTGGGCATTTCGCTGTACACGACAGATCTGAGCACCATT